One window of the Candidatus Saccharibacteria bacterium genome contains the following:
- a CDS encoding YebC/PmpR family DNA-binding transcriptional regulator, whose protein sequence is MSGHSKWSTIKREKGAKDAARGAVFTKLGNAIAIAARSGTDPETNFALRLTIDKAKMANMPHANIQRAIDRIKDKSAAELQEVLYEGYGPGGVAILVEVATDNINRTYPEVRLAFSKHGGNIAEKGAVAFQFMRKGLIVVKAKGDEFMLEALDAGAEDVQEDGELSEVYTAATELARVRDALKARGYEITEAELTYVPNNTVDVTDADTAGKIMRLMDALDDCDDVANTHVNFDIAEGLLG, encoded by the coding sequence ATGTCCGGACATAGCAAGTGGTCTACCATAAAACGAGAAAAAGGTGCCAAAGATGCGGCGCGCGGTGCGGTGTTTACCAAACTTGGTAATGCCATAGCCATAGCGGCCCGGAGCGGCACTGACCCAGAAACCAATTTTGCCCTGCGTCTTACCATAGACAAAGCCAAAATGGCAAATATGCCGCATGCCAACATCCAGCGGGCAATCGACCGCATAAAAGACAAGTCTGCGGCAGAGCTGCAAGAAGTGCTCTACGAAGGTTACGGCCCGGGTGGTGTTGCCATATTGGTCGAGGTAGCAACCGACAACATCAACCGTACTTATCCGGAAGTGCGCCTGGCGTTTAGTAAGCACGGCGGTAATATCGCCGAAAAGGGCGCGGTGGCATTTCAGTTTATGCGCAAGGGGCTGATTGTGGTGAAAGCTAAGGGCGATGAGTTCATGCTGGAAGCGCTCGACGCAGGCGCAGAAGATGTGCAGGAAGATGGCGAGCTGAGCGAGGTGTACACCGCCGCAACGGAACTAGCACGGGTGCGTGACGCGCTAAAGGCTCGTGGCTACGAAATTACCGAGGCAGAACTAACCTATGTGCCAAACAACACCGTGGACGTTACCGATGCCGATACGGCTGGCAAAATTATGCGCCTCATGGACGCACTCGATGATTGCGACGATGTCGCAAATACGCACGTCAACTTCGACATTGCCGAAGGCCTGCTGGGGTAG
- a CDS encoding SDR family NAD(P)-dependent oxidoreductase has product MIVITGASDGLGREIAKLYALEGQTVANISRRTCDVAEYNFLGDLSEPNDVAKIVAEIHQSKEPMEALILCAGHFTVQELGQIDPAVVRKTFEINVASNIELVSRLIELIKRDGTDIVSVVSTTGTKPTNEFVYGASKWAQRGFTLGLQAELKHTPCRVISFCPGGMKTGMFEKGGEQMDTSGFMDPHEVAKCLKQLLELPKNMEVSEIIINRK; this is encoded by the coding sequence ATGATAGTTATTACCGGGGCAAGCGATGGGCTGGGGAGGGAAATTGCAAAGCTGTATGCGCTTGAGGGTCAGACGGTTGCAAACATATCTCGTCGGACGTGTGATGTTGCCGAGTATAACTTCTTGGGTGACCTCAGTGAGCCAAACGACGTTGCCAAGATAGTCGCAGAAATTCACCAGTCCAAAGAACCTATGGAAGCGCTCATTCTATGTGCCGGGCATTTTACCGTACAAGAACTTGGGCAGATTGACCCGGCCGTAGTGCGAAAAACGTTTGAGATAAATGTGGCTTCGAACATAGAGCTTGTTTCTCGGCTCATAGAGCTTATAAAACGTGATGGTACTGATATTGTGAGTGTGGTTTCAACCACTGGTACAAAACCCACAAATGAGTTTGTGTACGGGGCGTCGAAATGGGCACAGCGTGGTTTTACACTTGGGCTGCAGGCTGAGCTGAAACATACGCCGTGCCGTGTTATAAGTTTTTGCCCCGGTGGTATGAAGACTGGCATGTTTGAGAAAGGCGGCGAACAAATGGATACATCTGGCTTTATGGATCCCCATGAAGTAGCCAAATGCCTCAAGCAGCTTCTGGAACTTCCTAAAAACATGGAGGTTAGCGAAATAATCATAAACAGGAAATAA
- a CDS encoding aldo/keto reductase: MDIPVKTLKSGFSLPVYGLGTWQMGGRWEADSSQDEIEIGAIRYAIEQGITHIDTAESYGNGHAEELIAIATADVDRSKLFVASKVSGNHQGYDDLMRSCEASLKRLKTDYLDLYLLHRFPDAGTDIADTMRAMDRLVEEGMVRNIGACNMTVSRFAEAQKYTASKLVCNQLHYSLDCREITDKGVLHYCQENDIFVTAWGPLSKGALEKAKILHEMAQKYGKTPYQIALNWLIAQQNVITIPKTSTPEHLDENLGALGWELDAQDWQRLSDEFPGQTLVSDRVPLGYDAAIKP, translated from the coding sequence ATGGACATACCTGTCAAAACGCTCAAATCAGGATTTTCACTGCCTGTGTATGGACTGGGAACATGGCAGATGGGCGGTCGCTGGGAGGCGGATAGCTCACAGGATGAAATAGAAATTGGTGCTATTCGGTACGCAATTGAACAAGGTATCACGCACATCGATACAGCGGAAAGTTATGGAAACGGCCATGCGGAAGAACTGATTGCAATTGCAACAGCAGACGTAGACCGTTCAAAACTCTTTGTCGCCTCAAAAGTTTCTGGTAATCATCAGGGATATGATGATTTAATGCGTTCGTGCGAAGCGAGTTTGAAGCGCCTAAAAACCGACTACCTAGACCTATACCTACTGCACCGTTTTCCAGATGCAGGCACGGACATAGCTGACACCATGCGCGCAATGGACCGCCTGGTTGAAGAGGGCATGGTACGTAACATTGGCGCGTGTAACATGACAGTAAGCCGTTTCGCCGAAGCGCAAAAATACACCGCGAGTAAGCTTGTCTGCAACCAGCTACACTATAGCCTAGACTGCCGTGAGATAACCGATAAAGGCGTCCTGCACTACTGTCAAGAAAACGATATTTTTGTCACCGCATGGGGTCCTCTTAGCAAGGGTGCGCTCGAAAAAGCAAAAATCTTGCATGAAATGGCACAAAAATATGGTAAAACTCCATACCAAATAGCACTGAACTGGCTCATTGCACAGCAGAATGTCATTACCATACCCAAAACTTCAACACCTGAACACCTAGATGAGAACCTTGGTGCTCTTGGTTGGGAGCTGGATGCACAGGACTGGCAAAGACTCAGCGATGAGTTTCCTGGCCAAACGCTGGTATCTGACCGCGTTCCATTGGGCTACGACGCAGCCATAAAACCATAA
- a CDS encoding transposase: MPGKNIIKQYAPESYYHLYTRGVNKNITFDGEADFTVFIGLLKRYLSPKPSKSNTRHVYPSFVGRLELLAYALMPNHIHLFVYQHDQYAIRDFMRALLTSYCMQYNKVHKRVGPLFQSRYRASLIGDDAYLQHISRYIHLNPHDWRESDKTSLDFYLGKRHADWISTKRIMEYFSSSENYLDFLEDYEDVKKMYDEIKWDLATIENPDPESPYERHLRQGRTLTQ; this comes from the coding sequence ATGCCCGGAAAAAACATCATCAAGCAATACGCTCCAGAGAGTTACTACCACTTGTATACAAGAGGCGTAAACAAAAACATTACCTTCGACGGAGAGGCTGACTTCACTGTTTTCATTGGATTACTCAAACGCTATCTCTCACCAAAACCTAGCAAAAGCAATACTCGGCACGTATACCCATCTTTCGTCGGTCGTCTTGAGTTGCTTGCGTACGCTCTCATGCCAAACCACATACATCTTTTTGTGTATCAGCACGACCAATATGCCATACGTGACTTCATGCGGGCGCTACTCACTAGCTACTGCATGCAGTACAACAAAGTCCACAAAAGAGTCGGCCCGCTTTTCCAGAGTCGCTACCGTGCCAGTTTGATAGGAGACGACGCCTACCTCCAGCATATTTCACGCTACATCCACCTAAACCCGCACGACTGGAGAGAATCGGACAAAACGAGCCTTGATTTTTACCTCGGCAAAAGACATGCTGATTGGATTAGTACAAAGCGAATTATGGAGTATTTTTCGTCATCTGAAAACTATTTAGATTTTCTAGAAGATTATGAGGATGTCAAGAAAATGTACGATGAAATCAAGTGGGATCTCGCCACCATAGAAAACCCAGACCCAGAATCACCGTACGAACGGCACCTGCGTCAAGGACGGACCCTGACGCAGTAG
- the ruvC gene encoding crossover junction endodeoxyribonuclease RuvC, with protein MRILGIDPGTGILGFGVIDVTGGKTQLVDAGVIRTPAHEDDVVRLQTIYDELTDIITQTKPTHMAVEKLFFARNVTTAMTVAQARGVVLLCGSQNNLEIAEYTPLQIKMAITGYGRADKKQIQEMVRIHLGLAEVPKPDDCADALAAALTHAQSRKIT; from the coding sequence ATGAGAATACTGGGGATTGACCCGGGAACCGGCATACTCGGTTTTGGGGTCATAGATGTCACGGGCGGCAAAACGCAGTTGGTAGATGCTGGCGTAATTCGTACGCCAGCACATGAAGACGACGTAGTGCGTTTGCAGACAATTTATGACGAGCTAACAGACATCATTACGCAGACAAAACCAACACACATGGCAGTAGAGAAACTCTTTTTTGCGCGCAATGTTACGACTGCAATGACGGTGGCACAGGCCAGGGGTGTCGTGCTGCTATGCGGCAGCCAAAACAATCTTGAAATAGCAGAATACACGCCACTTCAGATAAAAATGGCTATTACCGGCTATGGTCGGGCCGATAAAAAACAAATTCAAGAAATGGTACGTATACACCTCGGACTTGCCGAAGTGCCAAAGCCCGATGACTGCGCCGACGCCCTCGCTGCCGCCCTCACCCACGCCCAATCCCGCAAAATCACATAA
- a CDS encoding Crp/Fnr family transcriptional regulator: MDERKQYGKLSVLEPVGVTRHYPKKRTILFQGEVPASVMVLRSGIVKVYGITGDGDQRTVTILTAGDVFPMSWVFGKSQQCIYYFEALTDCTVLAVSKEDYEHALATNLELKEQIFQNYMSHYVAATMHVYALEHSYAQDKLIYILQYLVTRFGEKQDDGRCKIGLRLSHQDIAEMVGITRETAAVELHKLKAKELIDYQKFTYIVDCDRLFHTDRGDEFDSLELKHTLPGRG; this comes from the coding sequence ATGGATGAACGAAAACAGTACGGCAAGCTATCAGTTCTCGAGCCAGTGGGGGTAACCCGCCACTACCCCAAAAAACGTACCATCCTGTTTCAAGGTGAAGTACCCGCGAGTGTCATGGTACTGCGCAGTGGCATTGTGAAGGTCTATGGTATTACGGGCGACGGAGACCAGCGCACGGTCACCATTCTTACGGCTGGCGATGTGTTTCCCATGTCGTGGGTGTTTGGTAAGTCACAGCAGTGTATCTACTATTTTGAGGCACTGACTGACTGCACGGTGCTGGCGGTGAGCAAAGAAGACTACGAACATGCTCTCGCCACAAACCTAGAGCTAAAGGAGCAGATTTTCCAAAACTACATGTCTCACTACGTTGCCGCAACCATGCATGTCTATGCCTTAGAGCACTCATATGCGCAGGATAAGCTCATTTACATACTTCAGTACCTCGTCACGCGTTTTGGTGAAAAGCAAGATGACGGTCGCTGTAAAATAGGGTTACGGCTGAGTCATCAGGACATAGCGGAGATGGTTGGAATTACGCGAGAAACAGCGGCGGTTGAACTGCATAAGCTCAAAGCAAAAGAACTCATTGACTACCAAAAATTTACCTACATTGTTGACTGTGACAGGCTGTTCCATACAGACAGGGGTGATGAGTTCGACAGTCTCGAACTCAAACATACATTGCCCGGCCGAGGGTAA
- a CDS encoding aldo/keto reductase, which translates to MINVPKIGLSDGREIPQVGLGLWRVKVEADLHASVTAALSTGYVHFDDAHAYGNEEWLGAALRGSGKTRGELFVTTKIRTELIAVGQTRKSYRQSMERLGLDYVDLLLLHFPVSLMRKKAWLELENIKAEGGAKSIGVSNYTIKHLEEMKLYATEMPVVNQVELHVFLQQPELLEYCREHGIVAEAYSPLAHGKKMDDPTIVAIAQKHHKSYAQIMLRWCVDKGLVVLPKSVTPERVQQNVDIFDFQLDEEDMKRLAVLDQDLRTCWDPTHVP; encoded by the coding sequence ATGATAAACGTACCAAAGATTGGGCTGTCTGATGGGCGGGAGATACCGCAAGTAGGACTGGGGCTGTGGCGGGTAAAAGTTGAAGCCGATTTGCATGCATCAGTTACGGCAGCTTTAAGTACTGGATATGTACATTTTGATGATGCCCACGCGTACGGTAACGAGGAGTGGCTTGGTGCTGCACTTCGAGGCAGCGGTAAAACTCGCGGGGAGCTTTTTGTTACTACAAAAATCCGCACCGAGCTTATTGCAGTTGGACAAACGCGAAAAAGTTACCGCCAATCGATGGAGCGGCTTGGGCTGGACTACGTTGACCTATTACTGTTGCACTTTCCAGTGTCACTCATGCGCAAAAAGGCGTGGCTTGAACTCGAGAATATTAAGGCAGAAGGTGGCGCAAAAAGTATCGGTGTTAGCAACTACACCATAAAACACCTCGAAGAAATGAAGTTGTATGCAACAGAGATGCCGGTGGTCAACCAAGTGGAACTACATGTGTTTTTGCAGCAGCCTGAGCTGCTCGAATACTGCCGTGAACACGGCATAGTTGCGGAGGCCTATAGCCCCCTTGCTCATGGTAAAAAGATGGACGACCCCACCATTGTCGCAATCGCCCAGAAACACCACAAAAGCTACGCGCAGATTATGTTGCGCTGGTGTGTGGACAAAGGCCTCGTGGTGTTACCAAAGTCCGTCACGCCGGAACGAGTACAGCAGAACGTAGATATCTTCGACTTCCAGCTCGATGAAGAGGACATGAAGCGCCTTGCTGTCCTCGATCAAGACCTCCGTACGTGCTGGGATCCGACACATGTGCCATAA
- the ruvA gene encoding Holliday junction branch migration protein RuvA — protein MIVSLRGVVEKTVAGLVLDVGGVGYGLSVSSEDFGRSADGKEAKFYVYEHIREQGYDLFGFSEQGTKELFEQLLGVKNVGPKVAMAVLDLGSAATVRGAIAAGDVKLLQSAKGVGKRAAEQIVVELRDKVGLAPGASAEDVVYRPGVNTKDEAVEALVSLGYSPQDAAIALQQIDASLPTEERIKQALKG, from the coding sequence ATGATAGTGAGCTTGCGTGGGGTGGTGGAAAAGACGGTGGCGGGGTTGGTGCTCGATGTAGGAGGTGTGGGGTATGGTCTCAGCGTCTCAAGCGAAGACTTTGGCCGTTCAGCAGATGGCAAGGAAGCAAAGTTTTACGTGTACGAACATATTCGCGAGCAGGGCTATGACCTGTTTGGTTTCAGCGAGCAGGGAACAAAAGAGTTGTTTGAACAGTTGCTTGGCGTAAAAAACGTGGGGCCAAAGGTTGCGATGGCCGTGCTAGACCTCGGGTCTGCAGCCACGGTGCGAGGTGCCATTGCTGCTGGTGATGTAAAGTTACTACAAAGTGCCAAGGGTGTTGGTAAGCGCGCAGCAGAGCAGATTGTGGTAGAACTGCGCGATAAAGTTGGCTTAGCCCCAGGTGCGTCGGCTGAAGATGTGGTGTACCGGCCTGGCGTGAACACGAAGGACGAAGCCGTGGAGGCGCTTGTATCACTCGGTTACTCCCCTCAGGATGCGGCAATTGCCCTGCAACAAATAGATGCTAGTCTCCCGACCGAAGAGCGAATAAAACAAGCGCTGAAGGGCTAA
- a CDS encoding inositol monophosphatase produces the protein MAYEKELQFAKSLALDAGEIMRRYFRSSELAITQKQDLTPLTVADTQINELVIERVKSEFPSYGVLGEEASYEPKRELLWVVDPIDGTSPFSCGIPVSTFSLALVDRQNGQPYVSVTYDPYLDELMFATKGGGAFCGEKTLRTSQTKDLAGQYVMQGSGLWGIKPTVSIGDIVTGLNAADVRGFNFISAVYGARQVAKGNFAAGFLLYGSPWDSAAVSLLVSEAGGVASDIFGSPRRYDEFANGLLVSCNEIVHEKMLHIIRASALPGMHA, from the coding sequence GTGGCGTACGAAAAAGAACTTCAATTTGCAAAGTCATTAGCGCTTGATGCAGGTGAGATTATGCGCCGCTATTTTCGTTCCAGCGAGCTTGCCATAACACAAAAACAAGACTTAACACCACTCACGGTTGCCGATACTCAAATTAACGAACTTGTCATCGAGCGCGTAAAGAGTGAATTTCCCTCGTACGGTGTGCTTGGTGAAGAAGCATCTTATGAACCGAAACGCGAGCTTCTCTGGGTTGTTGACCCCATAGATGGTACCAGCCCGTTTAGCTGCGGTATTCCGGTGAGTACATTTTCGCTTGCCTTGGTCGACCGGCAGAACGGGCAACCGTATGTGTCGGTAACGTATGACCCCTATCTTGATGAACTTATGTTTGCAACAAAGGGTGGTGGCGCTTTCTGCGGCGAGAAAACGCTTCGTACAAGCCAGACGAAAGATTTAGCTGGTCAGTATGTGATGCAGGGAAGTGGACTTTGGGGTATCAAACCAACCGTTTCTATCGGAGATATCGTCACAGGGTTGAATGCAGCTGATGTGCGCGGGTTCAACTTTATTTCGGCCGTGTACGGAGCAAGGCAAGTTGCAAAAGGTAATTTTGCAGCTGGGTTCTTACTGTATGGCTCGCCTTGGGATAGCGCCGCAGTCTCACTTCTCGTGAGTGAGGCGGGTGGAGTTGCGAGCGACATATTTGGCAGTCCTCGTCGATATGACGAATTTGCAAATGGCCTACTTGTGTCATGCAACGAAATTGTTCACGAAAAGATGCTACATATTATTCGAGCATCAGCTCTGCCAGGTATGCACGCGTAG